DNA from Ovis aries strain OAR_USU_Benz2616 breed Rambouillet chromosome 15, ARS-UI_Ramb_v3.0, whole genome shotgun sequence:
GCGGTGCTGGcaacacccccctcccacctcaggaGCCAGTGGCCGTGACGGAAGAGCCCTTCACATCACAGCTGCTGGGCAACACAGTGGGAGGAAGGCACACACAGCCAGGAGCCGGCCATTTCATGGGCTTCCAGGGTCCAGGCAGCCTCAGGAAAGGCAAAACCAAGTTTCCAGCATTTCAAGCTCAACAGAGAAAGTGAGATGACAGCGTCCTTAGTGATCACTCCCGCGAGGGCCCCGCCTTGTTCCGCAGAATATGGTGGCTGGGGACCCCAAGcactggggcagggggtggtggcCACAAGCAGCTCCTCACAGGCAAGCCCCAGCCCCGGTGGCACATAGTTACCTTCTCCAGAGGGCAGCATGCTGTCCATGCTGTGGGGGGACGCTGTGAGCTGCGGGAAGCTGGGGTCCCCGCCTTCCAGGACgttggctctgtgaacatcccAGCAACAAGGAAACGTGAGTCAGGCCCGCCCAGAACTGCGCACCTTTCACCTTGGCCAAGGTGTCCGGTGTCCACTCTGGACCTGGACAGGCCAGAAAACGAAGTGTCTGAGCGACTCAGTGCATCTCCTCGCTGTCAGAGGACACGGCAGACAGTGTCCGGGGCTCTGGCCTTCCTAGCGCACGCGGGGTGCGGTCCCGCGGGGGTGGTGATGCAGCGGCCACCGCCGCTGCCACGAGGCTCCTCTCCAGGCGGCCAGCAGGGCACCGACCGCAGCCCCTCAGTCAGCTCTACCTACGGGTGGGGGGTTGCACATCACCAGGAAGGAGATGCGGGGAGCAGCCGGCAGAGAGGGGCCTTCCCTTCCCTGCTCGCCCAGCAGCTGGCAGCCTTAGAGGCGGCATTCCGCAGCGGTGAGTGCTCAGGCCACCAGCCTGGGGAGCACAGATCCCCATCCCTCCTCCGCCAAGGACCGTATGGGCTGGTGAGCCTTTGAACTCAAAGGCTGGCTGCTTTGTCAGGAAGGAAAGGCTGCTGTCTCCGAGAGCCTTTCCAGCAGCTGGGGGCCTGAGAGTTCTGAGTACTGAAGCGTGTCCTTTGTTAGCCACCTTCTGGCTTCTGCCAGTCCTGAGGCTTCACAGGATATTAGCAAGATGACAGTAAAGGATGGGATACTGGCTGTTGCCTGTACCGCCTTTCCCAGGTAAGGGGCCCAAGGCATTCCTCCTTGAAGCAAGGGAGCTTCTGAAATAGGAGAGACACTTACAAAACAACGGTGTTCGTGGAGACAATGTATTCTACTTCCTTGGTCCAAGGGTTCATGAAACTGAACCACCGACTCCGCAGTGTGATGAAAGAACCATCTTTGATTTTAAACTTGTAGCAATTAGTGGTAATCTTTTCTCTTGtctgtaaaactgaaaatataaagaaaccaGGAACATTGCTGTTTCCTCAGAACAATGCATTAAAATAACCAAATCCTAAATGCGCTCAGGCTTCAAGGCCATCCCCTCTTTAATAAGCCATGGGAGGTGGCACTTCAGAGAAGAGGGTGTTTCTGAGGGCCTGATTTCTGAGCCTTCCAGTTGGGTTGTGAACCTGTCACTATTCAGAGTGtatgaaataaaggaaataacagTGCATTCTAGACATCTAGCTGGATTCATCTATGAAGTGAATGCCACACAAGGCGGCTCAGTCCACAGGGACCATGTAATCTCCCCATCATAAAGCCTGAGGACATCCGGATTCAGATGGCATCTCACCCATGGAAACCTCATTCTTTCATGTAACAAACATGTAGCAAGTATGCTTCATGTGCCAAGTACTGGAGATAAAAGAGGAGACAGGATATGACTTGCACCCTCAGGAGAGGAATGAGGGACAGCTACGCAGAGGAGATCAGAGCCTTCAGGGGTGAATACAAGTTTGccaaaaggaaggagggaagaaccCAGTGCTACCCGAGGAGTGGCAgggcctggggtgggagtgggaacAGTGAGATGTCAGTGCGTCTGGAGGACAAGGCCTCTGCAGACAGGGACTGGGTCGGGAGGTGAAGCTGGGGAGGTGGCTCAGGGCCAGGACGTGGAGGGTCTTGAGCATCTGTCAAAGGTGACTGCGCAGGGGGTTTTGAGCACAGATGTGACTGTCAGGCTCAGTCTGTCAGAGCATAAGCGGGACAGCAATAGAAGATGGACTGGCGGGGCAGAGGCAAGTCCATCACAATTATCAGGTGGGTACCAGGGCTGCATCAGGGGCTTGGCAGAAAGGGGCCTCCTTGGAGATGCATGGCTGAGATGAATGAACAGTTCCGACGGAGGAAAGAGTAAAGAAGGGAGTCAATGTTGGCTGCTGTCTCAGGAGGCTATGTACGTGGCCACGTCATTAACCAAGAGGAAAATGCAGGAGGCGGTGCAGGGATTTGTAGGAAATTAGATCCGCTTGGGCCACACTAAATCTTTACATAGTCCAGGGAAACCCTCTGAACCAGAGGTGCCTTCCAGAAATTGCTCCAGCCCATGTAGAGATCTACTAGGCAGTCGGGGTGGGCGGTTATCTGGAAGGGGGTAGATGAGGCCTGGGGGAAGGAGCAGCACCCTCTCCTCCCAGACATTCTGGCCTGCAGGTCCCTGGGCTGGCTGACTCCCACCTCACAGGGGCAGATTTCTCTGCAAGGGTCCATGGACATGTCTAGAAGGAGGACACTTGAAACTTCAGAACTGGTGTACAGCCCAGCAGCTAACCTTGCCTATGACATTCTGCGAGATGTCCTATGTCATCTTGGTGGAAATACTCATAACACGACGTGCCTAGAAGTTCTTGTGGTAGATATGCCAAAATAGCTGTTGCcctaaaagggagaaaaaaaatttttttttaaataaaataacattcagACAATTAACAGATCTCTGCAGTGGATGACTCCTGCTACAGCCAATGAAAACAAGGTCAAAGCTGGGGGGGTTCAGAGGGCTTATTACAtgggttttgttctttctcatgaAGCTGACTTTAATCGGGGTtataaaaacagagagagaaagcaaagactTTCAAAGGGGCTGTTAGCACAAGACATCAAATTTTAGGTTTAAAAGTAGTaacttttagattaaaaaaaagtgatagGACTCTAAACTCCAGGTCAAAACTTCTCCAATTTACTGCCTGCTTTTTATCAGAGTGACCAGAAGCCCCAGTCGTGGGGCCCACAGGGACCTTGAGAAGCGGCTGCCTCCTTTTCTAGTATTTAGTGACTGGCTATTTCCAGTGGCCAGAAAAATTGCTAGCCTGTGGATACTTGTAAGGAAGCAGCAGAGAGCAGTGGAAATTTGGGTTCTTAGCCCAGGTCTACGGCCAATGAGTTACGAATCTCGGAGGGGGCTGGTCTTCAGGCTGAGCCTCTGTTCATCAGCCATAAAGAATGAGACCAGACTAGATCAGTGTTGTCCAGCAGAACTTTTTGTGAAGACAGAAATGTTCTGTTCAGGTACCATTAGccactgttgctgctgtttagtcgctaagttgtatccaatcctttgtgatcccatggactgcagcctaccaggctcctccgtctatgggatttctcaggcaagaatactggagtggggtgccattcccctctccaggggatcctcctgacccatggattgaacctgcatctcctgccctggcaggcagattctttatagctgagccaccagggaagccacatgtgACTACTGATACTTGAAATGTGGTTAGTGAGCTGGGGGaatttaaattcacattttaactTTAATTGATTAAATATATGGGGTTACTATAGCCAATGACTACTGTATTGATAGCTCAAGACCAGATAATCTTTTCAAAGTCCCACATCCCAGAACTCACATTACAGTAATTAATGGAACACTCCATAGATTCAGATAGCATGTTATGCCTATTATTTCTCTCTTAGCCACGGACATCAAGCCACCCCACTTCACTGTCTCTACCTGCCCAAGAATGACATGGAGAAAATTTCTGTATTTATGATGATAACCCACTAGGTCTCATTTTTCAGCAGATCCACCCGTCACTTCCTCCTCTCTATCCTTAAGAAAGGCAGCCAATGGCCCAGTCTGCTCTGCTTTACTCAAGGTTGAAAATCTGCTGCCAAGACAGTCCAAGGGTAACGTGCAGACTCTTACCTCTGGTCTACAAAAACAAACTTCCCATCTATCGCGTGCCGGGAGACATATTCCATTGATTTCACCCTGATTTCCCCATTTGCCGGTTGTGGAACCATGTGAGAGTGCAGCCGTCCGATGGCGACAAGGCAGCTAAGATTACACCCCTCATTGTCTGGTTCGTTGTCTTCATCCAGCCCCATCTTTGTGGGCGGCCAGCTTTTCAAATAGCCTGTGCTGTggattgtgcagaagctttttcgATCTGCTAGAAAGCAAAGTCCGATGTCAGTGGGGCTTTGGGGCCTGGAAGCACAGGCAGCCTATCGTGCATTGAGATGTAGGGAGggactgaaaatataaaaatcaaagtcTACTGTCCAGAAGATAGCatcaagtgaaagagaaagacagaaagatcAGGCATGATCCAGTGTCATGTGTGTTTCGTAGCAATGATGACACCAAATGGGCATCACGTACACCAAGGAAGGAGCAGCACAATCCCCCTGGCAGAGGAAGGCTGCCCAGAAGATCTGTGTAGGAGGAGAGCTGGGAGGGATGGGCACCGGCTAAAGGACCAGAATGTGTAAAGGCTGAGAAGGTACAAAGACCCAGAGGGGCATCCTGTACAGCAAACAGCACAGTGCTCCATGCAGGTGAAGTGAAAAGGGAGGTGCTGGGGGTAAGTGCTGGGAAGGTAGGTTGGCAGCATACTGTTGGGGCCTTGGATCATTTGCTCACAAAGGTGTTAACCTTTTCCAGACTGGAAATGGAGAGTTTCCAAGGGCACTTACAGTGGGGAAACAGCAAAATCACATCGTGATTTGGATGCTTTAATGACGGGGGGCGGTGGGGGACTGGAAGACAGTAAAAGCCAGGAGGAGGATAGTAATCAGCGAGAGATGCCAGGGACTCACAATGGCAGTGCTGTGGAGATAAGGGGGAGGCAGAAAGGACGCAGGGGAATTTCTGGGCTGAACTTTTGGGATCTGGTCTGAGTATCAAATATTtgggatgaaaaaagaaaacacagatgagTCCAACT
Protein-coding regions in this window:
- the BMAL1 gene encoding basic helix-loop-helix ARNT-like protein 1 isoform X3; protein product: MKCNRPSVKVEDKDFPSTCSKKKADRKSFCTIHSTGYLKSWPPTKMGLDEDNEPDNEGCNLSCLVAIGRLHSHMVPQPANGEIRVKSMEYVSRHAIDGKFVFVDQRATAILAYLPQELLGTSCYEYFHQDDIGHLAECHRQVLQTREKITTNCYKFKIKDGSFITLRSRWFSFMNPWTKEVEYIVSTNTVVLANVLEGGDPSFPQLTASPHSMDSMLPSGEGGPKRIHPTVPGIPGGTRAGAGKIGRMIAEEIMEIHRIRGSSPSSCGSSPLNITSTPPPDASSPGGKKILNGGTPDIPSSGLLPGQAQENPGYPYSDSSSILGENPHIGIDMIDNDQGSSSPSNDEAAMAVIMSLLEADAGLGGPVDFSDLPWPL